The Armatimonadota bacterium genome contains a region encoding:
- the rpmC gene encoding 50S ribosomal protein L29, which yields MKELKPSELREKSVPELEELVAKEKAALYKARRDLVFRQMTDTASLMARRHNIARILTIISEKKRGGTN from the coding sequence ATGAAAGAACTGAAGCCATCCGAATTACGCGAAAAGAGCGTGCCAGAGCTGGAAGAGCTCGTGGCCAAGGAGAAAGCAGCCCTCTATAAGGCGCGACGCGATCTCGTTTTTCGCCAGATGACCGATACCGCAAGCCTCATGGCTCGGCGGCACAACATCGCGCGCATCTTGACGATCATCTCGGAAAAGAAGCGCGGAGGAACTAACTAA